CAGCGCTACCCCGAAGTCAGGCACGCCACGACTGAGCATCAACGTTGTCCTCTGACGGGGGTTCCGACACCTCGGCCGGGGTGGCATCGAGGAATGGTTGGATGAGCGATAGCAGCTCGTCTGGCGCATCAAGCGGAATGATATGCCCGCTGCGAGCAATCGTATGGCTGCGGAGGTCGTCGGTGACAGGACGGAGTTGACGCCATGTTGCGTCGCCTACTACTTGGCCACCGATCGCCATGGTTGGCATGGTGAGCCGGAGGCGCGACGTAGCTTCATTGATGCGATCCGTGTTGGCTGGCATGGCTCGGTAATACTCGAAGGCACATCGAAGAGAGTCGGAATCGCTGTACGCATCGACGAACGCGTCGCGGACTGCGGCATCAACCCGCTTCGAGGCCATGCCAATGCGGAGGAAGAAGTCAACGTAGTCGGCCTCGTGTCCGGCGAGAACTTTCTCGGCAAAGCCCGGAATCGAGTGGAAGCCGAACCACCACGGCGGGCCCGCGCGGAAGAACTCCTCAGCGCCGGGCAGCAGGCCAATCGTGGACTCCATGAGAACAAGTCGAGACACGCGATCGGGATGTTCGAGTCCCAGGAAGAAAGCAGGAGGGGCACCAGCGTCGATCGCCACCACGGCGGCATTGGGCTCGTCGAGCGCATCGAGCAGGAAGGCCATGTCTTCGGCAAGTTCGTGTGCATGGTAGCCGGAATCGGCACGGTCGCTTCGGCCGAGACCCCGCAGATCGGGGGCGATGACCCGGTGGGTGCGCCCCAGTGCGGGGATGATGTCATTCCACACGCGCCAGGTGTGCGGGAAACCATGCATCACCAGAACGGGGGACCCTGCCCCCGCAGTGGCGACGTTCAGATGCGTCCCGTTGACCCGGACGCGATTCTCCGCGATCAGAATGCTCGCCATGACAGCTCCTCTAGGTTACGCTTGGTTACCTAGTCATGTTAGGAGACTGCAGGTGAGAGCGGAAGACGGCACTGTGAAAGAACCTGGTAGCCGCGAGGTGGCCTTGTCGCCAACGAGTCGTCGCGGAAACCTCTTCGACCCTGCGTGCCCGACGCGAAAACTCCTGGATCGGGTAGGTGGAAAATGGACGGTCATGGTGGTCACCGTGTTGGGCGATGACTATCCTAGTGAGGTGCGTTTCGCAGAGATGACGCGGAAGATACCGGGTATCTCAAAGAAGATGCTTGCGCAGACCTTGAAGAGCTTGGAGAGGGACTCCTTGATCGAGCGGCGAGTGGAAGCGACATCGCCACCGCGCGTGCACTACAGGTTGACCCCACTCGGTGCGTCTCTCACCGACCCTCTTGCCCGACTGCGTGAATGGGCAGAGGCGAACATGTCTGTCATCGACGAAGCCGGAGCAGAGTGGGACGAGAGGACACGCACCGCAGGATAGGCGTAACGCTCGGGCCCAGACTTCATCGGGTCTCTAAGTGAGATGCCAAGAACGGTCGCCTTCGACGTCGGCTGAGGCGACAGTTCTTGGCATCTCACATGAAAACGGCGGATGCTGCCGGACAGTGTCCGACAGCATCCGCCGTTGGGCGTTTCTGGCGACTCTAGATGGTGAGCGAGTTGCCGTGCGATCCGAGGTGGCGTGTTGACTCGACAACGCGAGCGGCCATCGCCGTCTCGGCGACCTTGCCCCACGCGCGCGGGTCGTACTTCTTCTTGTTTCCGACTTCGCCATCGACCTTGAGCACGCTGTCGTAGTTCTCGAACATGTACCCGGCGATTGATCGGGTGAACGCGTACTGTGTGTCGGTGTCAATGTTCATCTTGATGACGCCGTTGCTGACGGCCTCGGCGATCTCGGCGTCTGTCGAGCCGGAGCCGCCGTGGAACACGAGGTCGAGCGGCTTTGCGGCCGTGCCGAATTTCTCGGCGATGCCCGCCTGAATCTCACCGAGCAGCTCGGGGCGCAGCTTGACGTTGCCCGGCTTGTACACGCCGTGAACGTTGCCGAACGTGAGCGCCGAGATGTACCGGCCGTTCTCGCCGAGTCCGAGTGCCTCGACGGCCTTCGTGACGTCGGCGACGGTGGTGTAGAGCGCGTCGTTTGTGCCCTCGTGCTTCACGCCGTCTTCTTCGCCGCCGACGACGCCGATCTCGACCTCGAGAATGGCGTTGATCGCCTTGGTGCGCTTGAGCATGTCTTCGGCGATCTGGATGTTCTCGTCGAGGGGAACAGCCGAGCCGTCCCACATGTGCGACTGGAAGATCGGGTTGCGCCCGGCCTTCACCTCTTCTTCGCTTGCGGCGATGAGCGGCATGACGAAGTCATCGAGGGCGTTCTTGGGGCAGTGGTCGGTGTGCAGCGCAACCGTGATGGGGTAGTTCTTGGCGACCTCAGTGACGAATCGAGCGAAGGCGAGGGCTCCGGTGGCGCGGTTCTTGACGGTGTGTCCGGCGAAGTAATCTGCACCGCCTGTCGTCACCTGAATGATTCCGTCGGATCCGGCCTCGGTGAGGCCTTGCAGCACAGCGTGAATGGTCTGTGAGCTCGAGACGTTGAATGCGGGAAACGCAAAGCCCTTCGACTTGGCGTTGTCGAGCATCTGGGCGTACTGCTCCGGGGTAGCGATGGGCATGACTTCTCCTAGCGGGGCGTGACTTTGCTTGCCCCCACAGCTTACTGACCCGGATGCTGCCCGCGCACACATGCTCATCAGGTGCGAGATCATAGGCCTATGACTTTCGAGCCGAGCGACCGCGCGCTGCAGGATCATCTGGTGCGCATCACCGAGCGTGCCGCCGTCGCTGCCGTGGAGTTCGTGGGGTCGGGGAACAAGCTGGCTGTGGACGGCGCCGCTGTGCGGGCAATGCGTCTGGCGTTTGAGACGGCGCTGGTTGCGGCGCGCATCGTCGTGGGCGAGGGCGAAAAGGATGAAGCGCCCATGCTTTACGGGGGAGAGCTGCTGGGTGCGGGTGGCCCCGCAATTGACGTTGCCGTCGACCCGGTTGACGGCACGCGACTTGCGGCCGAGGCGTTGCCCGGCTCCGTCGCCGTGATGGCAGTGGCTCCGCGTGGCGCGCTCGTCGACCCCGCCGCCGTCTTCTACATGGAAAAGCTCATCTCACCCGCAGCGGGAGGGGCGTTGTCTCTCGAAAGGCCACTCACTGAGAACCTCTCGATTCTCGCGTCCGCACTCGGCCGCCCGGTGAATCAGCTGCGGGTCGCCGTGCAGACTCGGCCTCGCAATCAGCGCTACATCGAGGAGATTCGTGCCGCTGGGTCGATCGTCGTACCGTTTGCCGACGGAGACGTCGTCGAGTCGCTTCGTGCCGCTCGCGGCGACGGCATTGACCTGCTGATCGGAATTGGCGGGGCGCCCGAGGGCGTGCTGACGGCCGTTGCCGTTGCGGCATCCGATGGACACATGCAGGCACGGCTCAGCCCGCAGACAACGGGGGAACGAGACCGTGCGGTTGCCGCAGGGCAGCCACACGGTGAGGTGCTGACTCTCGGCGACCTCGTGGCTTCGCCCGGAGTCTTCGTTCTCACGGCGGTGACGGATGCTGCGGGCCTCGCAGCCCCTCGCGTGGTCGACGGTGCGGTCGTGACCGAGAGCATTGTCATTGACGGTGTCGGCGATCCGCGCACTGTCGTGTGGCAGCATCCTGTAGCCACCTGACGTTATGCACACTCGTGCAGAGTCGTTGGTGAAACTGTGCGAGCGGACGCGCTGGGACTAGGCTGTTGACGGCGCGAACGTCCGGCCACTTCGTTCCATCGCCGATCTGACAAGGAAACCGTGAGCACGACTGACTCCGCATCCCACTACCGTCACCCCGACCGCAACCTTGCGCTTGAGCTTGTGCGCGCCACCGAAGCTGCGGCGATTCGTGCCGTTCCCTTCATCGGGCGCGGCGATAAGAACGCCGCAGACAAGGCAGCCGTCGACGCCATGCGCGCGTTTCTCGGCACCGTCAATTTCGATGGCCGTGTCGTGATCGGTGAGGGGGAGAAAGACGAAGCCCCCATGCTGTTTAACGGCGAGATCGTCGGCAATGGCTCGGGCCCGCACTGCGACATGGCTGTCGACCCCATTGATGGCACGAGCCTCACGGCTGCCGGGCGACAGAACGCCGTATCGGTGATCGCCGTTTCTGACCGCGGTACCATGCTCGACGCGTCGAGCGTGTTCTACATGGACAAGCTCGTCACCGGCGCGGAAGGCATCGGGGTCGTCGACATTCGCAACCCCATCGGCGAGAACCTGCGTGCACTTGCAAAGGCGAAGGGCAAGAGCGTCGAAGACCTCACGGTGGCCGTGCTCGACCGTCCGCGCCACGATCAACTGATCGATGAGATTCGTGCGGCGGGAGCAGGAACGCGGCTCATGCTCGACGGAGACGTTGCGGGCGGCATCAACGCGGCACGCTACGGAACGCGCATTGACATGTGCGTCGGCATCGGCGGGAGCCCTGAGGGCATCGTCACCGCGTGTGCGCTCAAAGGCCTCGGTGGGTTCATCCAGGGCAGAATGGCGCCGAAAGACGACGACGAGCGTCAGAAGGGCATCGACGCCGGTCTCAAGATGGACCACGTGTACGAGGCAGACGAACTCGTCAACAGTGACAACACGTTCTTTGTCGCCACGGGTGTCACCGACGGCGGGCTCGTTGACGGTGTTCGCCGCATGGGGCCGATCATTCGCACATCGAGTGTCGTTCTGCGATCGAAGTCGGGCACGATCCGCCGCATCACGGCAGATCACCTGGCCAAGAAGTGGCTCGACAACGAGTGAAGCGTTCGAATTTCAGTTGGGGCCGTGATCCTTCCGGATTGCGGCCCTGATTAGTTAATCGGATGCTGCAGTTAGTCGGATGCCGTGCGGGCACGTTCTTCTGGTGCCGCGGCGTCGAGTTCTGCAACGAGTTCGTCGGCGACCAGCTCGCGTGGCGCTTCTTCGACCTCGCCGAGTGCAGGAATGAGCTTCGACTCGTCGACTTTGTTGAGCTTGCGCGCCGATGGAAGTACGTTGCGCTCAAGGGAACCGACGAAGCGGTTGTAATCGGTGACTGTTGCGCGCACCGAGCGCCCCAGTTTGTCGACGTGACCCGCCATGGTGCTCAGCCGTGAGTACAGTTCTCGGCTGAGGTTGAACAGATCTTTTGCCTCGGCGGTGACAAGTTCTTGCTGCCAGCTGAACGCAACGGTTTTCAGCACGGACCACAGGGTGACGGGGGACGCCAGAGCCACGCGCTTTCCGAATGCGTACTCCATGATCGTGGGGTCTGCTTCAAGTGCACTTGAGACGAGCGATTCGCTGGGGATGAACGCGATGACGAGCTCGGGGCTCGCTTCGAGTCCGTCCCAGTACGCCTTGCCCCCGAGCGCGGAGATGTGGTCGCGCACCGCCTTGACGTGTGCGTTGAGAAGAGATGTGCGGCGAGCACCCTCGTCACCGGTGGCGGTCACCGGGATAGCGCTGGCCTCGAGGTACGAGCCCATGGGAACCTTCGCATCGACGGCGATACTCTTGCCTCCCGGCAGATGAATGACCATATCGGGGCGACCTGCACCGGCATCCGAGTAGATGGACGTTTGCACGTCAAAATCGACGCGTTCGATGAGCCCCGCGGCCTCGACGACACTGCGCAGCTGAGTCTCGCCCCACACTCCACGCACCGAGTTGTTGCTGAGCGCCGAGGCGAGGGAGTCGGCGGTCTGGCGCAGATGCTCCTCCGACTGCGCGGCGGTGCGCAGCTGCTGCGAGAGCTCGCCGTGCTGCTTTTGCCGTTGCTCCTCGAGAGTGCTGACGGTGCGCTGCATCTCCTGCAGACTCTGCCGTACCGGGGCGATCGCCTGCAAGAGAGTGTTCTCTGCCTTGTCCCGTTCGGCTCGCTGCTCGCGCTCGCGAGTCAACTGCGCGACTTGCGTGTTCAACTGCTCGGCCGTCGCCTCCATGCGGGCGAGGTCGGCCTGCAGGTCTGCGCGCGCCGACGACTCTTCGGCTCGCATTGCTTGTAGCTGCTGCGCGTGGCGTGCCTCGAGAAGCGCGGGGGAGGCGGCATCCGCCCCGGTCTTCGACCGGATGAGGAACACGGCCCATGCGAGCGCGGCACCGACGAGCGCACCGATGATCAGGCCGATGATGAGGGGGAGGGCTGCATCCATGGTGCCAGTGTCTCAGCGGACACTGACATCACCGCAGAGCACCGCCGTACCAACCTAGAGATTGGCCTGTGAGAGCGACGGCAGCCCGGCACCGGTACGATGGAGTCTCGTGGCTCTCACTATCGGAATCGTCGGACTTCCCAACGTCGGCAAATCAACCCTGTTCAACGCGCTCACTAAGAACGATGTTCTCGCGGCGAACTATCCGTTCGCGACAATCGAGCCGAACGTCGGGGTGGTCAGCCTGCCCGATGCCCGGCTTGGCGTGCTCGCCGGCCTGTTCGGCAGCGAGCGTCTTCTTCCGGCGACCGTTTCCTTCGTCGACATCGCCGGAATCGTGCGCGGGGCGAGCGAGGGCGAGGGGCTCGGCAACAAGTTCCTCGCCAACATCCGCGAGGCCGACGCAATCGCCGAGGTGGTTCGCGGCTTCCACGACGACGACGTCGTTCACGTCGACGGCAAGATCGACCCAAAGTCCGACATGGAGACCATCAACACCGAGTTGATCCTCGCCGACCTCGAGACCCTCGAACGTGCGATCTCGCGGTATGAGAAGGAGCTCCGAGGCAAGAAGATCGGCCCAGAGGTTCTGGCCACGGCGAAAGACGCGCTCGAGGTCTTGCAGGCGGGAACTCCGCTGTCTGCGGCATCCGTTGATATTGCTCCCATCAG
The Paramicrobacterium chengjingii DNA segment above includes these coding regions:
- a CDS encoding alpha/beta fold hydrolase, which codes for MASILIAENRVRVNGTHLNVATAGAGSPVLVMHGFPHTWRVWNDIIPALGRTHRVIAPDLRGLGRSDRADSGYHAHELAEDMAFLLDALDEPNAAVVAIDAGAPPAFFLGLEHPDRVSRLVLMESTIGLLPGAEEFFRAGPPWWFGFHSIPGFAEKVLAGHEADYVDFFLRIGMASKRVDAAVRDAFVDAYSDSDSLRCAFEYYRAMPANTDRINEATSRLRLTMPTMAIGGQVVGDATWRQLRPVTDDLRSHTIARSGHIIPLDAPDELLSLIQPFLDATPAEVSEPPSEDNVDAQSWRA
- a CDS encoding winged helix-turn-helix transcriptional regulator — translated: MTAPLGYAWLPSHVRRLQVRAEDGTVKEPGSREVALSPTSRRGNLFDPACPTRKLLDRVGGKWTVMVVTVLGDDYPSEVRFAEMTRKIPGISKKMLAQTLKSLERDSLIERRVEATSPPRVHYRLTPLGASLTDPLARLREWAEANMSVIDEAGAEWDERTRTAG
- the fbaA gene encoding class II fructose-bisphosphate aldolase — protein: MPIATPEQYAQMLDNAKSKGFAFPAFNVSSSQTIHAVLQGLTEAGSDGIIQVTTGGADYFAGHTVKNRATGALAFARFVTEVAKNYPITVALHTDHCPKNALDDFVMPLIAASEEEVKAGRNPIFQSHMWDGSAVPLDENIQIAEDMLKRTKAINAILEVEIGVVGGEEDGVKHEGTNDALYTTVADVTKAVEALGLGENGRYISALTFGNVHGVYKPGNVKLRPELLGEIQAGIAEKFGTAAKPLDLVFHGGSGSTDAEIAEAVSNGVIKMNIDTDTQYAFTRSIAGYMFENYDSVLKVDGEVGNKKKYDPRAWGKVAETAMAARVVESTRHLGSHGNSLTI
- the glpX gene encoding class II fructose-bisphosphatase — translated: MSTTDSASHYRHPDRNLALELVRATEAAAIRAVPFIGRGDKNAADKAAVDAMRAFLGTVNFDGRVVIGEGEKDEAPMLFNGEIVGNGSGPHCDMAVDPIDGTSLTAAGRQNAVSVIAVSDRGTMLDASSVFYMDKLVTGAEGIGVVDIRNPIGENLRALAKAKGKSVEDLTVAVLDRPRHDQLIDEIRAAGAGTRLMLDGDVAGGINAARYGTRIDMCVGIGGSPEGIVTACALKGLGGFIQGRMAPKDDDERQKGIDAGLKMDHVYEADELVNSDNTFFVATGVTDGGLVDGVRRMGPIIRTSSVVLRSKSGTIRRITADHLAKKWLDNE
- a CDS encoding fructose-bisphosphatase class II family protein — encoded protein: MTFEPSDRALQDHLVRITERAAVAAVEFVGSGNKLAVDGAAVRAMRLAFETALVAARIVVGEGEKDEAPMLYGGELLGAGGPAIDVAVDPVDGTRLAAEALPGSVAVMAVAPRGALVDPAAVFYMEKLISPAAGGALSLERPLTENLSILASALGRPVNQLRVAVQTRPRNQRYIEEIRAAGSIVVPFADGDVVESLRAARGDGIDLLIGIGGAPEGVLTAVAVAASDGHMQARLSPQTTGERDRAVAAGQPHGEVLTLGDLVASPGVFVLTAVTDAAGLAAPRVVDGAVVTESIVIDGVGDPRTVVWQHPVAT
- the ychF gene encoding redox-regulated ATPase YchF gives rise to the protein MALTIGIVGLPNVGKSTLFNALTKNDVLAANYPFATIEPNVGVVSLPDARLGVLAGLFGSERLLPATVSFVDIAGIVRGASEGEGLGNKFLANIREADAIAEVVRGFHDDDVVHVDGKIDPKSDMETINTELILADLETLERAISRYEKELRGKKIGPEVLATAKDALEVLQAGTPLSAASVDIAPISELGLLTVKPFIYVFNVDEEILTDADKKRDLAELVAPAEAVFLDAKIESELIDLDPEDAAELLSSTGQDESGLDQLARVGFDTLGLQTYLTAGPKEARAWTIGKGWKAPQAAGVIHTDFEKGFIKAEVISFDDLVETGSVQEARAHGKARMEGKDYVMKDGDVVEFRFNV
- a CDS encoding DNA recombination protein RmuC, with the protein product MDAALPLIIGLIIGALVGAALAWAVFLIRSKTGADAASPALLEARHAQQLQAMRAEESSARADLQADLARMEATAEQLNTQVAQLTREREQRAERDKAENTLLQAIAPVRQSLQEMQRTVSTLEEQRQKQHGELSQQLRTAAQSEEHLRQTADSLASALSNNSVRGVWGETQLRSVVEAAGLIERVDFDVQTSIYSDAGAGRPDMVIHLPGGKSIAVDAKVPMGSYLEASAIPVTATGDEGARRTSLLNAHVKAVRDHISALGGKAYWDGLEASPELVIAFIPSESLVSSALEADPTIMEYAFGKRVALASPVTLWSVLKTVAFSWQQELVTAEAKDLFNLSRELYSRLSTMAGHVDKLGRSVRATVTDYNRFVGSLERNVLPSARKLNKVDESKLIPALGEVEEAPRELVADELVAELDAAAPEERARTASD